TCGACGCCGGTATATCCTATACTTTCGTAAAAACCACGGGCAATTCTATCTACAACAGCCATCTTCAAACAACTACGTACAACTACCTTTCTCTAAGTTCGGGACTAATCAGTTTCCCTATCAAGCTGGGTGTAACTTTAGGTAAAAAAGTGGACATATATGTTTCTTATTCCACTCCCGCGGCTATTACCAATAGCAAAAATTATACTATAAATGCAAACAGCATTAAAGCGGGCATTAATTACGAGTTTTAAATCAAAAAAGCGTCCCGGTATCTCACCCCCGGGACGCTGTGTTATGGCTTAAACCAATAACATCAACTAAATCCAGATCAACCTCGCGTATGATCATTGCTTGCCATCTTTCTCAGGGATGGCCAGATTTTAAATATCGTTTCAGACTTTCTCCCTCATTAAAACGGGCCACCGCCACCCGGAGGGGGGCCACCAGGGCCAGGGCCGCCCATACCACCGGGCCCCATTGTTGGTTTCTTACCTGCAAATTTCTGTAGCTTAAGTGTAAAACTTAACAAATAATACCTACCCAGCCTGTTGCTGCTGGTTTGGGTTACATAGCTACCACTTTGCGTACTGGTGTAACCCGTATTTTGATTAAACACATCCATTGCCGAAAGGCGGATAGTACCTGCATTTCCTTTTAAAAACCTGCGCTCAACATAGGTATTTAATATGTTGGGGTTGGTTGCTCCTTTATAGCCGTAATAAAACATCTTGGAGTAATCGTAACTTACAGTCCAATCCTTCCATAAATAATTTTTGCCGTTGATGCCCAGGTTAAGCGAGCTGAAATTATTGTTGATGTTGGCCGTAGTAATCGAATTATTCGACTTATTTACCGCGTAGGTTGTGCTGGCCTCGGCATCTACAACATCAGTAATACTCAACCGGAATCTGACGCCTTGCGAGAGCACCAGGTTTTTAGCTATATTTTTCTCGGTTGTCATGGCATAACTTGTCGAATCGACATTACTTACATAAGAGATGTTATTATTGTAGGCAACGTTGCCTATAAAGAATAAATTATATTTTCTTTTTTCCCAGGGTTTGGCAAATACGTAAAAACCCTGTGCCGAGTAAAATCCATCGGCATTCAAATACTGGGTTAAAATACTTCCGGCCAGTTTGCTGTTTGGCGTGTATGTTTTAGGGTAATTGATAGTGTTGGCTACTATCTTATTATCGGTAGTGGTGAAAGATAAATTACTGAAAAACACATTCCCACTCTCGAAATTAAACTTGTTGTACCTGATGGATAGGTTGTTATTAAACTCTGGCTTTAAATCGGGGTTACCTTGAACCGGGTACGATGCATTGCTGAAATCGGTAACAGGCTGCAACTCGGTATAGGTTGGCTGGTTGCTCACCCCGTTATAGTTTAAGCTTAACGACTGATTACGCGAGAAGTTGTAAATGAACCTGGCATTAGGTGCTAAGTTAAATGTGTGGCTATCTGTTGGCGAAGCACCGTTGGTTAATGATTGCCCGCGCAGTATGGTTGGTTGTGCTACCAAACCTAAGGTGTAGTTATACTTTTTATCGATAAAACGATAGTTTAAGCCAAAACGATTGGTAATAAACGTGGAGTTATAATTATTGCTCAGCAAGCCATAATAATCTTTGGTTACGCCATCAAGGCTGAGGGTATCTGTCCGTTTATCAGCCGTAGTATAGGCGTAATGATAAGCATATGTTAATTCAAGATACCCTTTTTTACTCACCGGCTCCAAAAACGATACGCTTGTACCCAAACTATCGGTACGGCTGTTGGTATTAATAAACTGATTGAGCGGCGCGTTTGCAGCACCATCTAAATAGGTATAAACCGGGTTTTGGTATTTATTGATCTTGTATGATCCGGCACCAACATTTACGCTAAAATTGCGGCCTTTACGGGCAAAACGGTGGTTAAATAACACATTGGCCCCATAATTTGGTTCGGTTTGGTTACTGTAGGTATCAAAATTATAATTGGATATGGTTTGGGAGTTATTAACCAATAAACTACTGCCTAACTGTGTGGTAGTTACTCTTGCATAAGCAAACGATGGTGTAATTTTAATATAATTAACGGTATCGGGCTTAATTTCGATATTGAAGTTGAAACGATGGTTCAGCTTCTCGTCGTTTTGGGTGTTGTTATTGGTATTGGTGCTTGGGTTTGATGTAGATATATTGTTTTGAATGGTTTTGTTGATGGTATATACCGAATTATCGGCAAAGCTATAGCTGCCATAAGCTGTAACTTTTTTGCCCCAGCTATCGCGGTAGTTAAGGCCAAATGACCGTGCTGTAGTGATACCGTTAGTATTGCTGCTATTACCACCCGGAGGACCACCCGGGCCGCCGCCTCTGGGGCCGCCGCCGTTAAAGGTAAACAGGTTGGTATTGGTATTATTTAGATTGCCCAAAAAGGCCAGTTGCTGATCGCCGTTAAATTTGAACATATTTGCCGATGCCACATACCTGTTCCCTTCCTGGCTGTTGGAGATACCGGGAATAGCATCCCTGCCCCCGCCCACGCTGGCCTGGCCAAAATACCCGTAATTTTTACTCTGTTTTATGGTGATGTTAAGGATCTTGTCAGGCTCGCCGCTTTTTACACCGGTAAGATTGGCCTGATCGCCGTAGTCATCAATAATCTGTATGTTTTGTACAATATCAGCGGGCAGGTTTTTGGTGGCCGATTTTACGTCGCCACCAAAAAAATCTTTACCATTTACTCTTACTTTGGTTACACTTTTACCTTGGGCGGTAATATTGCCATCTTTATCAACATCAACACCAGGCAATTTTTTAATTACATCCTCCACAGGGGCATTATCACGAACCGGGTAAGCAGCGGCATTAAATTCAACCGTATCCTCCTTAAGCTTTACCGGGTTAACATCAGATATGGTAACCGTGTTAAGCATATAGGTATCATTTTTAAGAATAATGGGCTTTAACAACACAGGAGTACCGGCATTATCCAACACAAAACGACGGCGCAGCCCCTGGTAACCTATCGAGTTTAAAACCAGGCTAAACGTGTTTGTTTTTACATCGTCAAAGGTAAATGCGCCCTTACTATCGGTAATTACTTTGGTGCTATCGGTACCGGTTAGTAATTTAACGGTGGTTCCAGGTAAGGCTACCCCGGTTGAGTCGGTGACAGTTCCCCTGACCCGCCTGCCCGTTTGGGCAAAGGTTGTGAGGCTAAACAGCAATGCTGCGATTATCAGATATGTAGATTTGAGTTTCATCCTGTTGCGGCTTATTTACAACACAAAGGAATAACATCGGCATCACCCCCAAAAACGCAATAGACAGGGGTACTACAAACGTAGATGAAGGCATGCTTTTTACCTATAAACCCATGCATTTGCCCCCTTAAACTACAATAACACTATTTAACGGTTAATTTTGGCCATTTGTCGGCGAGTTATGCCTCTTAGGCGATTATGCTTGATTGATAGCCAATTGGTTTAGTAATATTGAAGAGTTATTAAACCGCCATCGAGAATCTTCAGGTCAAGATTTTCTGTCGAAAAATAAAAAACATAAATAGTCCTGATTCTCGTATCTTGACTTCTGATTATAACCAGCAATGAGCCTCAAATCAAAAAGCACTACGATTACTATCCTAATTCATGTATTAATATGGGCCGTACTGGTTTTTGCCCTGCTTTTATACCAGCCGCTTACCTGGAACATCGTATTACCTTATCAATTCTGGGTAAAACAGGCTTTGGTTATTATTGTGCTGGTGGTTGCTTTCTATATCAATTCTATTGTACTTGTGCCGGTATACCTATTAAAAAACCGTACCGGAATGTACTTCCTGATTATCATTGGGTTAATAATTGCCATATATTTTTTAAACAATCTTTTCGACAGTGCTTTAAATATGCATCAATTAATGGATGCAGCTACGCACAAACACAGCAGGCCGCCAAAACAGGGCGGCGGCAGAAATCATATTTTTGATTTTGTAATCGTGTTTATCATGGCATTGGTATTAGGCATCAGCACCAGCATTACGGCTATTCAAAAGTGGCAGGCCGATATCAGGCTCCGCGAAACTTTAGAACAAGATAAAATCAGTTCGGAATTATCGTTCCTGAAAGCGCAGATCAATCCGCATTTCTTTTTCAATACGCTGAATAACATTTACGCGCTTACGCATATCAATGCCGAAACATCGCGCAAAGCTATTCACCAGCTTTCGCGGATGATGCGGTACGTGTTATATGATACCCAACACGGCACTGCATTGTTAAGTCAGGAAATAGCCTTTATAAAAGACTACATCAGCCTGATGGAACTACGGCTTACCGATAAGGTGAAAGTTACATTTAATTCGCCCCCAGCTGTTAATGATATGACCGTTGCCCCTATGATATTTTTACCTTTTGTGGAGAATGCCTTTAAACATGGCATCAGCGCCACGCTGCCCAGTGAAATCCTTATCAGCGTTGAACAAAATGCAGAGATGCTGGAACTAAGGGTAGAAAACTCCATTTACAAAGACGCCAACCCCAACCTGGAAGAAAACAAAGGCATTGGCCTTACCAATACCCTGCGCCGTTTAGATTTGTTGTATGCCGGAAAATACACATTGGATATAAAGGAAGATGTCGCCGCAAATACCTATAAAGTTCACTTAATACTCAACCTGTCATGATATTAAACTGCATAGCCGTTGATGATGAGCCCCTGGCCCTTGGGCTGGTTTGCGCCTTTATTGAACAAACGCCCTTTTTAAAACTTACAGGCCGCTACAGCAGCGCTGTTGAAGCACTGGTTGGTTTACAAGACCAAAAGGTGGACCTTATTTTCCTGGATATACAAATGCCCAATTTAAACGGCATCGAGCTGGCCCGTGTGCTGGATAGCCGGGGCGCCAGCAAACCCCGTATCATTTTTACCACGGCTTACAACCAGTTTGCGTTGGAAGGCTACAAGGTTGACGCGCTGGATTACCTGTTGAAACCTTTTAATTACGAAGAGTTTTTGCATGCCGCCAACAAAGCATTAAGCTATGCCGAGCTGCTACAACGCTCAGCCAACCCGGCCCCCGCCGCGATGACTGCTCCCGAAGAACATCGTATTGAGGACGACTACCTGTTTTTAAAGATAGAGTACCAGCTGGTGCGCATAGCACTTAAAGATATCCTGTACATAGAGGGCCTGAAAGATTACGTTAAAATATACCTGCAAGGCACCGAGAAAGCCCTGCTATCGCTCACCAGTTTAAAGTCGCTGGAAGAAAAATTGCCGTCAAAACGCTTTATGCGGGTGCACCGCTCGTTCATCGTATCGTTAGATAAAATAAACTCCATTACCCGCAACGCCCTGCAAATTGGCAAAGTAAACATCACCGTTGGCGATCAGTATAAGGATGCTTTCGGGGTATTTTTGAGTAAGTGGGTGTAAGGGGAGTCTTTGTCTGAACCGGAATTAAACGAATTTATTGAATTATTGAATTATTGAATTATTGAAATTCGATAAATTCTTTAATTCGTTTAATTCCGGTTCAGACAACATCGCTTTGCAATTTTTTCTCTCCCATTCTCCCGCATTAAATAATAATCCCTAATTTTATTTTATGCAAGAGGTAACCGTATCCTGGCTTAAATCGCTCGAAGCTTTAGAGCATGTCCCGGATGATCAGCTGCAATGGCTGATAGATAATAGTGAATACAAAATATTTGAAGATGGCACGTTGCTTAATGAGCCTGGCTCACCCGCTACGGGGCCACATATAATTATTGAAGGCAGTATGCGGTTTTACATGCTGCAAAACCGCGGCCGTCGCGATTTTGTTGCCGTAGGGCCCGGAAGTATAACAGGCTATCTTCCGTTTTCGCGCGGACTCATTTCAAAAGGCTATGCCGAAGCTATCGGCGAACTGCATGTTTTGAGTTTCCCTACCGAGCGGATAACCGAAATGATAAAAAATCATTTTGAACTTACCCAGGCGTTAGTACACATCATGACCAACCGCGTGCGCGATTTTACAGCCCTGCAGCAGCAAAACGAAAAAATGATGGCCTTAGGTAAACTATCCGCCGGGCTGGCCCACGAGTTGAATAACCCGGCATCGGCCATTGTGCGTGATTCTACTTCCCTAAGCAAGCACTTACAGTTAGCGCCTGATGCCGTAAAGGGAATGTTTGCCATAAAAATGACCCCCGAACAGGTTGACGGTGTAACCGGCGAGATGTTTAAAGTGCTTGGGGCAAAAGAAGGAACACGCCTGAGTTTGAAGCAACGTACCCAACGCGAAGATGAAATTGGCGAATGGCTTGATGAAAACGAGATAGAAAACAGCTACGACATAGCCGAAAGCTTTGTTGATTTTAATTTCACGTTAGAAAATCTCGACACTTTAAAAAGCTATATCCCAAAACAGTTTTTGTCGACCATCCTTAACTGGATGAGCAACAAGCTGGTGGCCGAAAAAATGATCCTGGATATCCAGGAATCATCCAAACGGATAGCCGAACTGGTAAGTTCGGTTAAAACTTTTACGCATATGGACCGCGGGCAGGATAAGCAGTATGCCGATATTCATATTGGTATCACCAACACGCTTACCATGCTGGGTTACAAAATTCGTAAAGGAAATATTACCGTTGTTGAAGATTTTGACCGAACTTTGCCCGAAGTTAAAGCGCTGATTGGCGAGCTTAACCAGGTTTGGACAAACCTTATTGATAATGCCCTTGATGCTATGGCACCCGCGGGCAAAGGCATCCTGACCATTAAGACCCGGCGCGACCGGGAGTTTGTAGAAGTTTTTATTATCGACGATGGCCCCGGCATTCCCGAAGATATCCAAAGCCAGATTTTCGATCCATTTTTTACCACCAAAGAGATGGGCAAGGGTACCGGCATGGGGCTTGAAGTGGTGCAACGGATTGTAAAACAACACCGTGGATCGATCAAAGTAAAATCGAAGCCCGGGTGTACCGTGTTTAATGTTTGCTTTCTTATTGACGGGTAGCCAACATTTTTTTAATAATATATTTATCATTTACCTGTAGCAAAACCTATGAATCGACCTATTATATTTTCAATTGATGATGATCAGCAGGTACTACGGTCTATAAGCCGTGATTTGCGGTCACAGTACGGTAAAGAGTACAAAATACTAAGTACGACATCGGCACAGGAAGCACTGGAAACACTTACCGAACTCAAAAATGGTTCGGATGTGGTAGCCTTGTTTCTTTGCGACCAGCGCATGCCCGAAATGGAAGGCGTTAAATTTTTAGAAAAAGCAAAAAAAGTATTTCCTGACGCCAAAAGGGTATTACTTACGGCATACAGCGATACCGAGGCGGCTATTAAAGCCATCAATGATGTGCAGCTGGATTATTACCTCATGAAACCCTGGGATCCGCCGGAAGAAAAATTGTACCCGGTAATAAATGATTTGCTTGCAGACTGGCATAACAGTTACATTCCCGAATTTGTAGGTATTAAATTGGTAGGGTACCAGTTTTCGCCGCAATCGCATGTGATAAAAGATTACCTGGCCGGTAACCTTATCCCCTATCGCTGGCTTGATATCGAAAAGAATGTGGATGCAGGAACGCTACTGGCTTTAAACAACCTATCTACCGATTGCCTGCCCATGGTGTTTTTTGAGGACGGCAGCTATCTGCAAAAACCATCGATACAAGGCATAGCCGCCAAGCTTGAAAAAAACACCCAAACATTAACCGATGTTTATGATGTGGTGATTATAGGCGCTGGCCCCGCCGGCCTTGCCGCCGCGGTTTATGGCGCATCCGAAGGTTTAAAAACCCTGCTGATTGAGCGTAAAGCTCCGGGCGGACAGGCAGGCACCAGTTCGCGGATTGAAAACTACCTGGGTTTCCCGGCTGGCTTAAGCGGTGCCGATCTTACCCGCCGGGCCATTACACAGGCCATGCGTTTGGGCGCCGAATTTTTATCGCCCCAATCTGTTAGTGATATCAAACAAAAAGATGGTTACAAAACCATTATTTTGGATGACGGCCCCGAAATTATAAGCCGCACTGTAGTGATAACTACCGGCGTTGATTACCGTAAACTGGAAGTTAAAGGCGTTGAAAACTTTACAGGTGCAGGCATTTATTACGGAGCCGCCACTACCGAAGCTTCGGCTTGTACGGGTAAAGATGTTTACGTAATTGGTGGTGGTAACTCGGCCGGGCAGGCTGCCATGCACCTTTCTAAATATGCAACAAAGGTACATATCGTGATCAGGCGCGAGGACTTGGTGGCAACCATGTCGGCCTACCTGATTACACAAATCAGCGAAACACCCAACATTGAGGTGCTGGGCAATACCGAGATTGTAGAAGCTCACGGCGGTAACTGCCTGGAAAAATTAACCTTAAAAAACTGTATAACGCAGGAAACTTTTACAAATAAGGCTGCTGCCTTGTACATTTTTATAGGCGCCAAACCATATACCGACTGGATTAAGCTCGACATTATAAAAAACAACAAGGATTTTATAGAAACCGGCCGCGAGCTGCGCAGCTACGAAAGCTTTAACAAAGTATGGAAACTTAAGCGCGATCCGTTTTTACTGGAAACCAGCTGCTCGGGTATTTTTGCCGCCGGCGATGTACGCGCCGGGGCCATGAACAGGGTGGCATCTGCCGTGGGCGAAGGCTCAATGGCCATTAGTTTTGTTCACAAATATTTAGCTGAAGTTTAATAACACATATGCAAGACGACGACCAAATATGCCAGCACCTGGCGGCAATTACCGATATTAAACAACCAAAGGAGTACCTGTGCGAAGAGTGCGTTAAAACACATTCATCATGGATGCACCTGCGCACCTGCCAAACCTGTGGCGTTACATTATGCTGCGATAGCTCGCCCAATACACACATGACCAAACATTTTGAAGCCACCGGCCACCCGGTAGTAATATCCGCCGAGCCCGGCGAAAGATGGCTATGGTGCTATATGGATAAAGCGGTAGTGGGGTATTGAGGTAGATGTGCAGATTTCAGATGTGCAGATGAAGGAATTAATGTGCAGATATGCAGATTTCAGATGTGCAGATGAAAAAATTAATGGGCAGATATGCAGTTTTAAGATATGCAGATTTAAGATATGCAGATTTCAACTGCGCAACTCAAATCATCTGAAATCTGCACATCTGAAATCTGCACATCAACAAGCTTATCCTTCCAGGTACCTATCCAAGGAGATTGGGCCTGAACCTAAGATGGTGAACAGTGATAGTAGGATCAATGCAATTACCGATGGCCATTCCAGGGCATTTATTGGTTCCCGGAAAATACCGGTTACAAATACGGCTCCTAACACGATGGGGATCTGGATAAGAGAAGCCAGCCGGGTAAATATACCGAGCGTTATCAGTATGCCTCCAATCATGTGGGCAAAAGTTACATAATAAACCAAAACCATTAGTACCCCTGGCGAAAGATCAACGATATCCTGGCTGTCGATAAGATCGCGCAGGTAGGCCGTGTTTTCCATAAAGGCTATTCCTTTCAGCAATAAAAATACCCCAAGGGCAACACGTATAAGATCAAGGATTTTAGGGTGATGTGTATCGCCCCAATGTTCAATTTTATGAACCACATTCATAACAGCCTCCTTATTTTTAAAGGTATAATTGGTTTTGGTAACCAGGTTGCTTGCAGGTAGAATAATGCGGCTTGGTTACGCTATATAAATATAGTAACAAACTTGTTATAATTACAAATTGTTTTTATTCGAGATACAATCATAGGTCATTTAAAATCAACTTATTAAATTGACTGACTGTTGTATTCTTACAAAAAAATATGCGATGGATATAAATTTCGATCATAATAAACTACTCAAAAAAATAACAAAACAACGATTGAGTACTTACGGTATTGTTCAAAAAGGAACGTCAAGAACTTTTCTGAAAGATCATGGCTGGTATACAATCGTAATTGAATTTCAGCCTTCGGGTTTCGGCAAGGGCACTTATTTGAATGTTGGGGTAGATCTTAACTTTTACCCGCAACAGCATTTATCATTCTCTTACGATTATAGGCAAAAGGAATTTCGCGAAGCCAAAAATGAAGATCAGTACACTGAGATAGTTATTGACTTTTGCAATTTCGCCATAAAAAAAACCCAAAAGCTGGAAACCGATTTCAGCGATATTGGAACCGCCATCGAAACAGTAAAGAAGTCGGATAGCAAAGAGCTGTGGAATAAATACAATTTAGCAATATTATATGGCTTAATGGGCAATTTACCCAAATCAAGAAGACTTTTAAATGAAATCCGAGAAAAAAAATATCAATATGATTATGAATTCGAACGACAAAAAGTAGTGATAAGTATATTGACCTGCATGGATGAATTTGAGCCATTTATTAACAAAATCCAGGACATCATTACGCAAACCAGAGCACTTAAAAAGCTGCCTGTTTATACATTAGAAAATCTTACCGAAGTAAAAACCAAACGAACTATTAGTGAACGTATATTGTCATTTTTCGACAGATGAGTATACTATTTATTCTATCCCAACTCTCTCGTTTAAAATAGGATCGCTTGCTTTAAATTTAGTTTCAAAAGGCACCCGCAAATCATCAACACCGAGGTTATCGAGCACCTGCTTTTGTTGCTTTACAAAATCTGTTAGGTCTTCAATTTTCTTGATTTGATGTTTGCCAAAATCCTCCAGCATTTTCCCTTTTAAACCCAATTGAATTGCGCGGCGTTGCAGCTTATTGCCATACGGGTCATGGTCAGGATCCCATTGCAGGCGCACTTCCTTTTGCTCCAGGCCGGCCCTCCATTGTGCGTGGCTTTGGTAATATTGAGGATTAAATGAAGATATGGCTGCTTCACCCATGATTTTCTCAAAATCCATCTTTTGAATCCACAGCGCAAGTACCCTTTCCTGGTTTTCCTTTTCGGCCCAGCCGCAGCGGTACATCATCCATAAAAAATTGGGCTTTATCCACGACATCCGGCTATAACTATAATGGTTACCGCCAAGGAATTGATGCTCTACCGCAAAATCGGCAATGCGATGATTATAGGCCTGGTAAACAACGATAAGATCTTCGGTTTGGTGGCCTAACAAATGCTGGCCGGTTTTGGGTAATCTTTGGATGCTATTCCGGTATAATTCGGTAGTGATGTGTAGTAGATTGTTTTTTGTTAAATTGGTATTCATTAATGTATTATATATTCATAGTTGATCTTTTACAGATCATATTCCTTTAACCATCCTCTTAAGGTGGCCAGGTCTTTTTTCACAGCAGTTGTAAATGCGTCCTTGCTGATAGTTAATTGTTTGGCGCCATCCTGCGCGCCGCCAAGTTCATATTCGCAGTGCAGGCTCATGGGTCCGTTTATTTTTTGTTCTTTTAATATACGAAAATATTTTGGAAAATCCACCATACCCTCGCCCAAAGGCACACTTTTAACCTGCCATTTACCATTTTTTTTGTCCCAGTAAAAATCTTTTACATTCGTGGTTTTAATCCGTGGGATAAGTGTTTGGATAGATGTTGACCAGGTGTCGGCACCTTCGGTAGTGGCATGCCTTACGTCGTACTGGCATCCAATAAAATCAGGACTGGTTGCATCCATCCCCAGCCAAAGATCCCAAACCGAGGCGCCAAATAACTCGCCCGAATGGTTTTGATAAGCACCATGCATGTTATATTGGCCGTTAAGGGCCTCAAGCGCCTTAAACTGTTTGTTTATAGCTTTCAGGTTTTCGGGGATGCCGATGCTTTTATCATAATTTAACCAGGCCATCCGGTAGTATTTAATTCCTAATGCCGATGCTGCCTTCAAAATATCGTGAGTGTATTTTTCGTCGGGCGATTTAATGTTGGTTACAATGGTATAAACTTTTAAACCGGCTTGCTCAACTGCGGCGACTGCTTTTGGCAGGTCGGCAGCCACATGCTCCGGCAATACGTGCCCGTCGGGCCTTACGGTAAGGTCTACCCCATCAAAGCCCATATCAGCCGCTAATGAGGCCATATCAGTGTAATTGAGCCAATGCAGATGCTTGGAGAAAATGCTTACTTTAATTTTTCCGGGGGATGATTGACCGGCATCGCTCCTATTTGAGCCTTTGGGTAAAGTAAATCCTTTGGCGTTTAAACCTAATGCCATGCCGGCCGTTGCCATTGTAGCTGCTGCAATAAACTTTTTGCGGCTGATATTTTCCATAAGCTTATAAATTGGTATTGCAATATACCAAAAGCCGGATGGAATTTCAGATAGCCTAAGTGTAAATGCCTTTATCAATCAAAGCCAACATATTCCTTTTGCTTAACCTCTACATAGCCCGAGGTATTATCCCGATTGATATACATTACGATATGAAAAAAGTCGTTATCAAACTGGTAAATGTTGTTTATTGTATCGGCCCCCTGGAACTTCATGGGCAGGCCCTGTTTTTTTGCCTGTGAAATTAAGTGGAAAATTTGTTCAGTACGGGCTGTTTTATAGGTTACGGTACGCAATATGGCCCCGCTGCTTAATTTCAAAGCTACCCCAATATCTACCGATTCTTGTTTCTTTTGGGCATCTATTTTACTCAAATGCTCAATAGTATTGCCATCAACATCCTGGGTATAGGCCTTTTTAAAGCCTTTTGCCAAAACCAGGTATTTATGCGCATCGGCGTTTGTTAGGTTGGTTAAATTGATAAGGTCATTAACTGTTATGCTTTGTCCAAACAGGTTGGCGCCGCAAAAACATAATAAAGCCACAAACAGGAACTTTTTCATTTTTGTTATCGTATCCAAATATACTTTTTTCTTTAACTAAATTAACTGCCCGGATGATAGCTTTTACTTACGTGTTTCAGTACATCTTCGCGGTAAAACAGCACATCTTTAAACTTACCTTCAATAATACCCTGTGCCTGGTCGGTAAAGTTTTTCGATGCGGCATCAAATGATTGCCCGCCGGTCATGATACTTTTGGCCTTTATCCTCGGCCCAAATTCAACCGCAGCTACAAAACTATTGCCCGAGTAACCATACCTTTTCAAAGTATTTACCGTACGGCTCTGGAACGATGGCAATTGCCCAAACCCCGAACCCGTTAACCCCACCGGGATGCTCGGCAGCTTATCATCAAAGGTTATGCCATCGGCAGGTCGCTGGTAGCGGTTCATATCGCCCCATTGTACCTGCCAGGTACCAAAACGGCTTTGCAGATTTATCATAACCGCGTTTAAAAGCTCCAGCTGCTGCTTGCCTGGGGTTTTATCGGCAAGAGTTTTAATTCGCCGGGTAATAAAAGTACTTTCCTGGTCGGTTTTGGGCGGAGGGAGTAATTTCAGCATGGCCGTACCCCATTCAATGGCCAGTGAACTTGCTACCGAATTGGCGGCCGTACGCCTATCCCACTGCTTTAATATTGTTACAACACCTGATATTGAGTACCTTAACGAGTCAGGAGCCTCATCATAGGCTTTAAATAGCGCGGGCAGTAAATCGTCAAAGGCAGCCAGGTAGTGGTCATATCCTTTTGCTATAAGGCCATCCAGTGTAAGGTTATTAGCATTCTTTAATATGT
The genomic region above belongs to Mucilaginibacter sp. KACC 22773 and contains:
- a CDS encoding outer membrane beta-barrel protein, whose protein sequence is MKLKSTYLIIAALLFSLTTFAQTGRRVRGTVTDSTGVALPGTTVKLLTGTDSTKVITDSKGAFTFDDVKTNTFSLVLNSIGYQGLRRRFVLDNAGTPVLLKPIILKNDTYMLNTVTISDVNPVKLKEDTVEFNAAAYPVRDNAPVEDVIKKLPGVDVDKDGNITAQGKSVTKVRVNGKDFFGGDVKSATKNLPADIVQNIQIIDDYGDQANLTGVKSGEPDKILNITIKQSKNYGYFGQASVGGGRDAIPGISNSQEGNRYVASANMFKFNGDQQLAFLGNLNNTNTNLFTFNGGGPRGGGPGGPPGGNSSNTNGITTARSFGLNYRDSWGKKVTAYGSYSFADNSVYTINKTIQNNISTSNPSTNTNNNTQNDEKLNHRFNFNIEIKPDTVNYIKITPSFAYARVTTTQLGSSLLVNNSQTISNYNFDTYSNQTEPNYGANVLFNHRFARKGRNFSVNVGAGSYKINKYQNPVYTYLDGAANAPLNQFINTNSRTDSLGTSVSFLEPVSKKGYLELTYAYHYAYTTADKRTDTLSLDGVTKDYYGLLSNNYNSTFITNRFGLNYRFIDKKYNYTLGLVAQPTILRGQSLTNGASPTDSHTFNLAPNARFIYNFSRNQSLSLNYNGVSNQPTYTELQPVTDFSNASYPVQGNPDLKPEFNNNLSIRYNKFNFESGNVFFSNLSFTTTDNKIVANTINYPKTYTPNSKLAGSILTQYLNADGFYSAQGFYVFAKPWEKRKYNLFFIGNVAYNNNISYVSNVDSTSYAMTTEKNIAKNLVLSQGVRFRLSITDVVDAEASTTYAVNKSNNSITTANINNNFSSLNLGINGKNYLWKDWTVSYDYSKMFYYGYKGATNPNILNTYVERRFLKGNAGTIRLSAMDVFNQNTGYTSTQSGSYVTQTSSNRLGRYYLLSFTLKLQKFAGKKPTMGPGGMGGPGPGGPPPGGGGPF
- a CDS encoding ATP-binding protein, encoding MQEVTVSWLKSLEALEHVPDDQLQWLIDNSEYKIFEDGTLLNEPGSPATGPHIIIEGSMRFYMLQNRGRRDFVAVGPGSITGYLPFSRGLISKGYAEAIGELHVLSFPTERITEMIKNHFELTQALVHIMTNRVRDFTALQQQNEKMMALGKLSAGLAHELNNPASAIVRDSTSLSKHLQLAPDAVKGMFAIKMTPEQVDGVTGEMFKVLGAKEGTRLSLKQRTQREDEIGEWLDENEIENSYDIAESFVDFNFTLENLDTLKSYIPKQFLSTILNWMSNKLVAEKMILDIQESSKRIAELVSSVKTFTHMDRGQDKQYADIHIGITNTLTMLGYKIRKGNITVVEDFDRTLPEVKALIGELNQVWTNLIDNALDAMAPAGKGILTIKTRRDREFVEVFIIDDGPGIPEDIQSQIFDPFFTTKEMGKGTGMGLEVVQRIVKQHRGSIKVKSKPGCTVFNVCFLIDG
- a CDS encoding LytR/AlgR family response regulator transcription factor, encoding MILNCIAVDDEPLALGLVCAFIEQTPFLKLTGRYSSAVEALVGLQDQKVDLIFLDIQMPNLNGIELARVLDSRGASKPRIIFTTAYNQFALEGYKVDALDYLLKPFNYEEFLHAANKALSYAELLQRSANPAPAAMTAPEEHRIEDDYLFLKIEYQLVRIALKDILYIEGLKDYVKIYLQGTEKALLSLTSLKSLEEKLPSKRFMRVHRSFIVSLDKINSITRNALQIGKVNITVGDQYKDAFGVFLSKWV
- a CDS encoding sensor histidine kinase, producing MSLKSKSTTITILIHVLIWAVLVFALLLYQPLTWNIVLPYQFWVKQALVIIVLVVAFYINSIVLVPVYLLKNRTGMYFLIIIGLIIAIYFLNNLFDSALNMHQLMDAATHKHSRPPKQGGGRNHIFDFVIVFIMALVLGISTSITAIQKWQADIRLRETLEQDKISSELSFLKAQINPHFFFNTLNNIYALTHINAETSRKAIHQLSRMMRYVLYDTQHGTALLSQEIAFIKDYISLMELRLTDKVKVTFNSPPAVNDMTVAPMIFLPFVENAFKHGISATLPSEILISVEQNAEMLELRVENSIYKDANPNLEENKGIGLTNTLRRLDLLYAGKYTLDIKEDVAANTYKVHLILNLS